In Candidatus Kapaibacterium sp., one genomic interval encodes:
- a CDS encoding glycosyltransferase family protein, whose amino-acid sequence MGLKIVVVIQARMSSTRFPGKVLQEVLGKPLLLHQYERISQSKLEPLIVVATSTDESDEPIVELCKLHDIHCFRGDLNNLLDRHYKAGLAYEADAIVKIPSDCPLISPKAIDKVLAKYIELSPEIDYVSNLHPASYPDGNDVEIISMKAMQNVWQNASKDFELEHTTPYIWENPELFRIENVIWESELDFSKSHRFTIDYPEDLIFIKAIYENLYPNKKYFELEDILDLLQEKPEIMQLNKDYAGEYWYKNHLSELKTIKNY is encoded by the coding sequence ATGGGCTTAAAAATAGTCGTTGTTATTCAAGCTCGAATGAGTTCGACAAGGTTCCCCGGGAAAGTTCTTCAGGAAGTGCTTGGAAAACCATTGCTTTTGCATCAATATGAGAGAATTTCACAATCGAAGCTTGAACCTTTGATTGTTGTTGCAACAAGTACAGATGAAAGTGACGAGCCGATTGTAGAGCTATGCAAACTTCACGACATTCACTGTTTCAGGGGCGACCTAAATAATTTGCTCGATAGACACTATAAAGCTGGATTGGCTTATGAAGCAGATGCAATCGTCAAGATTCCATCGGATTGTCCACTAATTTCACCGAAAGCGATTGACAAAGTTTTAGCGAAATACATCGAATTATCTCCCGAAATTGACTACGTAAGCAATCTCCATCCGGCGAGCTATCCTGATGGCAATGATGTGGAAATAATTAGCATGAAAGCTATGCAAAACGTTTGGCAAAATGCAAGCAAAGACTTCGAACTTGAACATACGACGCCTTACATTTGGGAAAATCCGGAATTATTTCGCATCGAAAATGTAATTTGGGAAAGCGAATTAGATTTTTCCAAAAGCCACCGCTTTACGATTGATTACCCCGAAGATTTAATATTTATCAAAGCGATATATGAAAATTTATATCCGAATAAGAAATATTTCGAGCTTGAAGATATATTGGATTTATTACAAGAAAAGCCGGAAATCATGCAACTAAACAAGGATTACGCAGGTGAATATTGGTACAAAAATCATCTGAGCGAACTAAAGACAATCAAAAATTATTAA
- the guaA gene encoding glutamine-hydrolyzing GMP synthase, protein MNISEKIVILDFGSQYTQLIARKVRELGVYCEIHPFSVKLEALQAINPNGLILSGGPSSVFESDAPIPGFNVFELGIPVLGICYGLQLTAFQLGGEVDKAAKREYGRATLRIDSFDDLFDGVNAATTVWMSHGDALTAPPKGFEIIAHSDNSPVCAIRSADKQIFGVQFHPEVHHSEQGNIILNNFLRKICKVEAIWSPTSFIEQAIADIREKVGDGGVICALSGGVDSTVLAVLLHKAIGDKLHCIHVDSGLMRLNESRQIYDLFKHHFDISVDIIDAEKLFLDALSGVSDPEKKRKIIGNKFIEVFEVEATKFNDAKWLAQGTLYPDVIESVSVKGPSATIKSHHNVGGLPEKMNLKIIEPFRELFKDEVRAVGRELGVPEWFVNRHPFPGPGLGIRILGDITKDKIVTLQKADEIYLDEIRTAGLYDEIWQAFAVLLPVKSVGVMGDERTYENTAVLRAVTSVDGMTADWYPMPYEVLARMSNRIINEVRGINRVVYDITSKPPGTIEWE, encoded by the coding sequence ATGAACATATCTGAAAAAATCGTAATCTTAGACTTTGGCTCACAATACACCCAATTGATAGCCCGTAAAGTCCGTGAACTCGGCGTTTACTGCGAAATTCACCCATTTTCTGTCAAATTGGAAGCGCTCCAAGCCATCAACCCAAACGGACTCATCCTTTCCGGCGGACCTTCGAGCGTATTTGAAAGCGATGCTCCAATACCCGGCTTCAACGTTTTCGAGCTCGGGATCCCCGTGCTTGGCATCTGCTACGGCTTGCAACTAACCGCATTCCAACTCGGCGGAGAGGTGGACAAAGCCGCAAAACGCGAATATGGCAGAGCTACTTTGCGAATTGACTCATTCGACGACCTTTTTGATGGCGTCAATGCTGCAACCACTGTCTGGATGTCACACGGCGACGCACTCACGGCTCCACCCAAAGGATTTGAAATCATTGCTCATTCGGATAATTCGCCGGTTTGTGCAATTCGCTCAGCAGACAAGCAAATTTTCGGAGTGCAATTCCATCCCGAAGTGCATCATTCCGAGCAAGGCAACATAATTTTGAACAATTTCCTGCGAAAAATTTGCAAAGTAGAAGCAATCTGGTCTCCGACATCATTCATCGAGCAAGCTATCGCAGACATTCGCGAGAAAGTCGGCGATGGGGGAGTGATTTGCGCCCTCAGCGGCGGAGTAGATTCCACCGTGCTTGCGGTGCTGCTGCACAAAGCAATCGGGGATAAGTTGCATTGCATCCACGTTGATTCCGGCTTGATGCGACTGAACGAAAGCCGCCAAATCTACGATTTATTCAAGCACCATTTCGATATTTCCGTTGACATCATAGACGCCGAGAAGCTCTTCCTCGATGCACTCAGCGGCGTTAGCGACCCCGAAAAGAAGCGCAAAATCATCGGCAACAAATTCATCGAAGTTTTCGAAGTGGAAGCCACAAAATTCAACGATGCGAAATGGCTCGCCCAAGGCACACTTTACCCCGATGTCATCGAGTCAGTCTCCGTAAAAGGTCCATCGGCAACAATCAAATCCCACCACAACGTTGGCGGGCTGCCCGAAAAAATGAATCTCAAAATCATCGAACCATTTCGCGAGCTGTTCAAAGATGAAGTGCGTGCCGTCGGTCGCGAGCTCGGAGTGCCCGAATGGTTCGTGAATCGTCACCCATTCCCGGGTCCCGGACTCGGCATCCGAATTTTGGGCGACATCACCAAAGATAAAATCGTAACCCTCCAAAAAGCCGACGAAATCTATCTCGACGAAATCCGCACTGCCGGGCTTTACGACGAAATCTGGCAAGCATTCGCCGTCTTGCTGCCCGTGAAATCGGTCGGCGTAATGGGTGACGAGCGCACCTACGAGAACACCGCCGTACTTCGCGCCGTAACCAGCGTGGACGGCATGACTGCAGATTGGTACCCGATGCCCTACGAAGTGCTTGCCCGCATGAGCAACCGCATCATCAACGAAGTGCGTGGCATCAACCGCGTCGTTTACGACATCACCAGCAAACCACCCGGCACCATCGAGTGGGAGTAG
- a CDS encoding CDP-glycerol glycerophosphotransferase family protein: METKNILFICGSLNQTTMMHAISKHLEYYNCFFTPYYADGYIDVLARKGYLDFSILGGSFKGASMNYLWKENLRVDYYGNSYNYDLVVTCSDLLVPKNIQNKKLILVQEGMTDPKNFAYYLVKWFKFPRYIASTSTNGLSDAYDIFCVASEGYKQLFVQNGIKEEKIRVTGIPNFDNCQEYANNDFPYRNFVLVATSDSRETFKFENRKKFIEYSVKIANGKQLIFKLHPNENHEKATAEINKYAPEALVYTQENIHEMIANCDVLITKYSTVVYTGIALGKEVYSYFEIDELKQMTPIQNGGTSALNIAQECLKLLNNKKLTKKEPKTVKLKNRIKNYVSSLAGVL; encoded by the coding sequence ATGGAAACTAAAAACATATTATTTATCTGCGGTTCGCTGAATCAAACCACAATGATGCACGCAATTTCTAAGCACCTCGAGTATTACAACTGTTTTTTCACACCTTATTATGCCGATGGCTACATTGATGTTTTAGCTCGAAAAGGTTATCTTGATTTCTCGATATTGGGCGGAAGTTTCAAAGGGGCATCAATGAATTACCTTTGGAAAGAGAATCTTCGCGTGGATTACTACGGCAATTCCTACAATTATGACTTGGTTGTCACTTGCAGCGATTTGCTCGTTCCCAAGAATATCCAAAATAAGAAGCTCATACTCGTGCAAGAAGGGATGACTGACCCAAAGAATTTCGCATATTACTTGGTGAAGTGGTTTAAGTTTCCGCGATACATTGCAAGCACTTCCACAAATGGCTTATCCGACGCATATGACATATTTTGTGTAGCATCTGAGGGATATAAGCAGTTATTTGTGCAAAATGGCATCAAGGAGGAAAAAATCCGAGTTACTGGCATTCCGAATTTCGATAATTGCCAAGAATACGCCAATAATGATTTTCCGTATAGAAATTTTGTTTTAGTTGCCACCTCCGATTCGCGCGAGACATTCAAATTCGAAAACAGGAAAAAATTTATTGAATATTCAGTAAAAATTGCCAATGGAAAGCAGTTAATTTTCAAATTACATCCGAATGAAAATCACGAAAAAGCTACGGCTGAAATCAACAAATACGCTCCCGAAGCATTGGTTTACACTCAGGAAAATATTCACGAAATGATTGCTAATTGCGATGTGTTGATTACAAAATATTCGACTGTGGTTTATACCGGAATTGCTTTAGGGAAAGAGGTCTATTCATATTTTGAAATTGATGAGCTGAAGCAAATGACTCCTATCCAGAATGGCGGTACATCTGCATTAAATATTGCTCAAGAATGCTTGAAATTGCTCAATAATAAAAAGCTGACCAAAAAAGAACCCAAAACAGTAAAACTTAAAAATAGAATCAAAAATTATGTCAGCTCACTTGCGGGAGTTCTGTGA
- a CDS encoding SAM-dependent methyltransferase has protein sequence MTKQEILKSISDFFKQEIIPYDTVSSVQFDFEPINDYIASLRSKVKSETATGQLFYEFMKNIFEGEVKPEVNIEGRFIDFILHDRGTGNPICIELKPLFSYKDSKNALTRFDFNYRKHENQIKNYLSKRNVEYVILTNVEHVYIFNRNALIKFEPFSSTTFVDLIDDYINTGNMWDVLRRREDDEYTHDLDTAFFNDLKKWYSEFSYVKMLGNANFSHEEVVVLFLNKFIFIKTLEDYGLIPYRFIQDEFEKMVDRWGVKGNQQVFSNFFNVIEKFFQDFYNTELFDHYFWDYVDKNKSNLTTFRKVFELILGLDRWSSTFGKGLVHYNYRKINEDIFGKAYETWIAENRKDEGIYYTPASITVYMADMIVDSLFEQPVNELIAELKKSNLDENLVHSLTDKITSIKIIDSTSGSGSFLIKVLRRIYTHYERLKDSTEWASQFDSKKLASTPINVRIVDQFRQDMDFITGNELFLISKIIIRHIFGADKDERAIDTAKTNMWKEAVKLNPQIYNFRYLPEEKEHILPNLGMNFIKGDSLSDIDFDLQIQIISENFKDEIIELHLIRNSYLYDVFNPALLENVNSIKDIIRNKLKEESDFADALFFPLEYFFCFFDKHGNPLPKSQRGFDGIISNPPWEAIKPVKKEFAKQGKFEMDVLKFNKWFDLKINTDAEFKVKWNSYTDNYKKYTQYLYSKYSHQSSGDPNFYKFFMERDFQIIKDDALYCLLVPSGFQIDEGANMLRKLLIEDNKLMELSSFENKGYQELGKRNKTKLFPEVHPQFKYSVVYARKTKLESSNYKFKAKFYLHNPNDLYNDDFIYYDIEKIKQFSPTNISIMEFKSDKDYEICSKILSDHKKMLDTNIKLRSEFHMTNDSNLFNSLDDLKIAKGRKFLRLYEGKMIHQYNANYSIPRYFIDEEAACDILLRKVLHRIKSENKLSAQEIDTLDYGENFKLDYQTYRLAYRAIGRSTDERTLICSIIPKNVFIGNSLIHVININNQVDGNNIVTNQTNINDIINIMAILNSLTLNYYVRNKISANLNMHFIYEMPIAEAGESVNKRLSELAFKLLYLSSGKMEFEELREELGILIHESDAPTLLRAEIEVLIARDLYGLTKDEWKHITSTFTYGDGSETKAEMDDFIKASFDIWV, from the coding sequence ATGACAAAACAGGAAATTTTAAAATCAATTAGCGACTTTTTCAAACAGGAAATTATTCCTTATGACACTGTAAGTTCGGTTCAATTTGACTTTGAACCAATCAATGATTATATTGCTTCCTTGAGAAGTAAAGTAAAATCGGAAACTGCAACAGGACAGCTGTTTTACGAATTTATGAAAAATATTTTTGAAGGTGAAGTTAAACCGGAAGTCAATATCGAAGGGCGATTTATTGATTTTATTTTGCATGATAGAGGTACAGGTAATCCCATATGTATCGAACTTAAACCGCTGTTTTCTTATAAAGATTCCAAAAATGCTCTAACTCGATTTGATTTCAATTACAGAAAACATGAGAATCAGATTAAAAATTACCTCAGCAAACGTAATGTTGAATATGTGATTTTAACAAATGTCGAGCATGTTTATATTTTCAATCGTAACGCTCTAATCAAGTTCGAACCTTTTTCGAGTACTACTTTTGTTGATTTGATTGATGATTACATTAATACAGGAAATATGTGGGATGTCCTTCGGCGAAGGGAAGATGATGAATATACGCATGATTTGGACACGGCATTTTTTAATGATTTAAAAAAATGGTACTCCGAATTTAGTTATGTCAAGATGTTAGGCAATGCGAATTTTTCTCATGAAGAAGTTGTTGTGCTCTTCTTGAATAAATTCATTTTCATTAAAACTCTTGAGGATTACGGTTTAATTCCATATCGCTTTATTCAAGATGAATTTGAAAAAATGGTAGATAGATGGGGCGTTAAGGGAAATCAACAAGTATTTTCTAATTTTTTCAATGTTATTGAGAAATTTTTTCAAGATTTCTATAATACCGAACTTTTTGACCATTATTTTTGGGATTATGTTGACAAAAACAAATCTAACTTAACCACTTTCCGAAAAGTATTCGAACTAATTCTTGGTTTAGATAGATGGTCAAGCACTTTTGGCAAGGGTTTGGTTCATTATAATTATAGAAAAATTAACGAAGACATTTTCGGTAAAGCTTATGAAACATGGATAGCCGAAAATCGAAAAGATGAAGGAATTTACTATACTCCGGCTTCAATTACTGTCTATATGGCTGATATGATTGTGGATTCACTTTTTGAGCAACCTGTGAATGAACTTATTGCCGAATTGAAAAAAAGCAACTTAGATGAAAATCTTGTTCACTCGTTGACTGATAAAATCACTTCTATCAAAATTATTGACAGCACATCGGGCAGTGGAAGCTTTTTGATAAAGGTTTTAAGGAGAATATATACTCATTATGAGCGGTTGAAAGATTCTACTGAATGGGCGAGTCAATTTGATAGCAAAAAACTGGCGAGTACGCCCATAAATGTTAGAATTGTTGACCAATTCCGTCAGGATATGGATTTTATAACCGGCAACGAACTTTTTCTTATTTCCAAGATTATAATCAGACACATTTTTGGTGCCGATAAAGATGAAAGAGCGATTGATACTGCAAAAACTAATATGTGGAAGGAAGCTGTTAAACTCAATCCACAAATTTACAATTTCAGATATTTACCTGAAGAAAAAGAACATATTTTACCAAATCTGGGAATGAATTTCATAAAAGGGGATTCTTTATCCGATATTGATTTTGATTTGCAGATTCAAATAATTTCTGAGAATTTCAAAGACGAAATTATCGAATTGCATCTTATCCGAAATAGTTATCTATATGATGTTTTCAATCCTGCATTGCTTGAAAATGTGAATAGCATTAAAGATATTATTCGTAATAAATTGAAAGAGGAATCAGATTTCGCCGATGCATTATTTTTTCCGCTCGAATACTTCTTCTGCTTTTTTGATAAGCATGGCAATCCATTACCGAAATCTCAACGCGGTTTTGACGGAATTATCAGCAATCCGCCTTGGGAAGCTATTAAACCCGTGAAAAAGGAGTTTGCGAAACAAGGTAAATTTGAAATGGATGTCCTTAAATTTAACAAATGGTTCGATTTGAAAATCAATACTGATGCTGAATTTAAAGTAAAATGGAATTCATATACCGACAATTACAAGAAATACACTCAGTACCTTTATTCAAAATACTCTCACCAAAGTTCCGGCGACCCGAATTTTTACAAATTCTTTATGGAAAGAGATTTCCAAATTATCAAGGATGATGCTTTGTATTGTTTGCTTGTGCCTTCCGGCTTCCAAATTGATGAAGGTGCAAATATGCTACGTAAGCTGTTAATCGAAGATAACAAACTGATGGAACTTTCTTCTTTCGAAAATAAAGGTTATCAAGAGCTTGGTAAAAGGAACAAAACAAAACTATTTCCGGAAGTACATCCACAATTTAAATACTCTGTTGTATATGCCCGTAAAACTAAGCTAGAAAGTAGTAATTACAAATTCAAAGCAAAATTTTATTTGCATAACCCGAATGATTTATATAATGACGATTTTATATACTACGATATAGAGAAAATAAAACAATTCTCTCCGACTAATATTTCCATTATGGAATTCAAATCCGATAAAGATTATGAAATTTGCAGCAAGATTTTGAGTGACCACAAAAAAATGTTGGATACTAATATAAAATTAAGAAGCGAATTTCACATGACAAATGACAGTAACTTATTCAACTCTTTGGATGATTTGAAAATTGCTAAGGGCAGAAAATTTCTGAGGCTTTACGAGGGCAAAATGATTCATCAATATAACGCCAATTATTCTATCCCTCGATATTTTATTGACGAAGAAGCTGCCTGTGATATACTTTTACGTAAAGTGCTTCATCGGATTAAATCCGAAAATAAACTTTCTGCACAAGAGATTGACACACTTGATTATGGAGAAAATTTCAAACTTGACTATCAAACTTACAGGCTTGCTTATCGTGCTATAGGACGTTCTACAGACGAGCGTACTTTGATTTGTTCAATCATCCCAAAAAATGTGTTTATTGGAAATTCACTCATACATGTGATTAATATTAATAACCAAGTTGACGGAAATAATATTGTTACTAATCAAACTAATATCAATGACATAATTAATATTATGGCAATATTAAACTCATTGACGTTAAATTATTATGTGAGAAATAAAATTTCAGCAAATCTAAATATGCACTTTATTTATGAAATGCCAATTGCAGAAGCCGGTGAGAGTGTTAATAAACGTTTGTCCGAACTTGCCTTCAAGCTATTATATTTGTCAAGCGGAAAAATGGAATTTGAAGAACTGAGAGAGGAACTTGGCATATTGATTCACGAAAGTGATGCCCCAACATTACTTCGAGCAGAAATCGAAGTGCTAATTGCTCGCGATTTATACGGATTGACCAAAGATGAGTGGAAGCACATCACTTCAACTTTCACATATGGTGATGGCAGTGAAACAAAAGCCGAAATGGACGATTTCATCAAAGCTTCTTTTGATATTTGGGTTTAA
- a CDS encoding rhodanese-like domain-containing protein produces MLNRFSKFFAILLAIVFVVSCSDDDTTTTPTINEGELMIKYIEANGDYVNTYLPALITASDLHTLNQTGKAYIIDIRAKVDYDLGHIKNAVNVALADVLTHIKTIDMTKYDKVALVCYTGQSAGFATSLMRFLGYDKVFDLKFGMSSWHNDFAGKWKGAIGNSYATQFVNTPSPAKPAKGKLPVLNTGKKTGKEILEARVEALLAEGFGPAGITAQATFQDLNKYFIANYWTEAQYLDPGHIPGAIQYTPKQSLKYSEDLTTLPTDKPVIIYCHTGTQSSMLAAFLRLLGYDAKSLLFGANSMIYDKMVEKKLSIWKDSEIIGLDYEK; encoded by the coding sequence ATGTTGAACAGATTTTCAAAATTCTTTGCTATTTTATTAGCAATCGTATTCGTCGTTTCATGTTCCGATGATGACACAACAACAACGCCAACGATAAACGAAGGCGAATTGATGATTAAGTATATCGAAGCAAACGGCGACTATGTGAACACATATCTACCTGCATTAATCACTGCAAGTGATTTGCATACGCTAAACCAAACAGGTAAAGCTTATATCATTGACATCCGTGCAAAAGTAGATTACGACTTAGGTCACATCAAAAATGCTGTTAACGTAGCATTGGCAGACGTACTTACTCATATCAAAACAATTGACATGACTAAATATGACAAAGTCGCTTTAGTATGCTATACAGGACAATCAGCAGGCTTTGCAACTTCATTGATGAGATTTTTGGGTTATGACAAAGTATTCGACCTGAAATTCGGTATGAGCTCATGGCACAATGACTTCGCAGGAAAATGGAAAGGTGCGATTGGTAATTCATATGCAACACAATTCGTGAATACACCAAGCCCTGCAAAACCTGCAAAAGGCAAATTGCCCGTACTTAATACAGGCAAAAAAACCGGCAAAGAAATCTTAGAAGCACGCGTTGAAGCATTGCTCGCAGAAGGTTTCGGTCCCGCCGGCATCACTGCTCAAGCCACTTTCCAAGATTTGAACAAATATTTCATAGCAAACTATTGGACTGAAGCACAATATCTCGACCCGGGACATATACCCGGAGCAATCCAATACACTCCAAAACAAAGCTTGAAATATTCAGAGGACTTGACAACATTGCCAACAGACAAACCAGTCATCATCTATTGCCACACAGGAACACAAAGCTCGATGCTTGCTGCATTCCTCAGACTTCTGGGCTACGATGCAAAATCATTGCTCTTTGGTGCTAATTCCATGATTTACGACAAAATGGTTGAAAAGAAACTCAGCATCTGGAAAGATTCAGAAATCATTGGTTTAGATTACGAAAAATAA